One window of the Populus nigra chromosome 4, ddPopNigr1.1, whole genome shotgun sequence genome contains the following:
- the LOC133690788 gene encoding AP-4 complex subunit mu, producing the protein MISQFFVLSQRGDNIVFRDYRGEVPKGSAEIFFRKVKFWKEDGEEEAPPVFNVDGVNYFHVKVVGLLFVATTRVNVSPSLVLELLQRIARVIKDYLGVLNEDSLRKNFVLVYELLDEVIDFGYVQTTSTELLKSYVFNEPLVVDAARLQPLSPAAIFMQGTKRMPGTAVTKSVVANEPGGRKREEIFVDIIEKISVTFSSSGYILTSEIDGTIQMKSYLSGNPEIRLALNEDLSIGRGDYRSSFGSGSVILDDCNFHESVRLDNFDLDRTLTLVPPDGEFPVMNYRMTQEFKPPFRINTLIEEAGALKAEVILKVSAEFPSSITANTIIVQMPLPKYTTRVNFELEPGALGQTTDFKEANRKLEWGLKKIVGGSEHTLRAKLTFSQELHGNITKEAGPVSMTFTIPMYNASRLQVKYLQIAKKSSTYNPYRWVRYVTQANSYVARI; encoded by the exons atgaTCTCCCAATTCTTCGTGCTCTCGCAGCGAGGCGACAATATTGTCTTTCGCGATT ATCGCGGTGAAGTTCCAAAAGGAAGTGCAGAAATATTTTTCCGCAAAGTCAAGTTTTGGAAGGAAGACGGAGAAGAAGAGGCCCCCCCTGTCTTT AATGTGGATGGTGTAAACTACTTTCATGTGAAAGTAGTTGGATTATTATTTGTTGCAACCACGAGAGTAAATGTGTCACCTTCTCTGGTATTGGAACTTTTACAAAGGATTGCTCGTGTTATCAAAGATTATCTTGGGGTTCTCAATGAAGATTCTCTTCGGAAAAACTTTGTGCTCGTGTATGAGTTGCTTGATGAAGTCATT GATTTTGGTTATGTACAAACCACGTCCACTGAACTGTTGAAGTCCTATGTATTCAATGAGCCACTTGTGGTCGATGCTGCACGTTTGCAACCTCTGAGTCCTGCTGCCATTTTCATG CAAGGGACAAAAAGGATGCCAGGTACAGCTGTCACAAAGTCTGTTGTTGCAAATGAGCCAGGGGGTAGGAAGAGGGAGGAAATCTTTGTGGATATAATCGAGAAAATCAGTGTGACATTCAGCTCTAGT GGATATATATTGACTTCTGAAATTGATGGCACCATTCAAATGAAGAGCTATCTTTCTGGAAATCCAGAAATCCGATTAGCCCTTAACGAGGACTTGAGCATAGGAAGAGGTG ATTATAGAAGTTCATTTGGGTCAGGCTCAGTGATACTTGATGATTGTAATTTCCATGAGTCTGTACGTCTAGATAATTTTGATCTGGATAGAACTTTGACTCTG GTACCGCCAGATGGTGAATTTCCTGTCATGAATTATCGGATGACTCAGGAATTTAAACCTCCTTTTCGCATTAATACTTTGATAGAAGAAGCAGGTGCACTTAAG GCTGAAGTGATTCTTAAAGTATCTGCTGAATTTCCCTCAAGCATTACTGCAAACACAATCATTGTACAGATGCCACTGCCAAAATATACCACCAG AGTTAATTTTGAGTTGGAACCTGGAGCACTTGGGCAAACAACAGATTTCAAGGAAGCAAATAGGAAGCTTGAATGGGGATTAAAGAAG ATTGTTGGGGGATCAGAGCACACCTTACGTGCAAAGCTGacattttcacaggagttgCATG GGAATATCACAAAGGAAGCTGGACCAGTTAGCATGACATTCACAATTCCGATGTATAATGCTTCACGTCTTCAG GTGAAATACTTGCAGATAGCAAAGAAATCAAGTACATATAATCCATATCGATGGGTGAGATACGTTACACAGGCCAATTCCTATGTTGCCCGTATATGA